Proteins co-encoded in one Malus sylvestris chromosome 7, drMalSylv7.2, whole genome shotgun sequence genomic window:
- the LOC126627831 gene encoding E3 ubiquitin-protein ligase ATL4-like has translation MSETTAASPAPSPPLLPHRKSSSFFKNLSPNLLIIIVILAATLVASICLILRHLNSRCIRRLAPSPSDSFSDSRRISTRRINPDTSPSLPLYTFSSIARRSSSTISADCAVCLSKFEPSDEVHLLPLCCHTFHSACIDPWLQSQQTCPLCRSSIAASDAELMMLVSSNAEPATANGSGRFRLEIGNVSLRNNNQTTTTNSPNRHSYSVGSFDYSADEETSEVRLSNAEREKDEVVLVVAEPEPSIPPSILAAEVGSGRSSWLKDYIDQLSSTLSSRDMSFRSSGRFYTGSSCRSEVSIAGDSSLETERVGEEISEMFRWLAGV, from the coding sequence atgtCGGAAACAACAGCAGCATCACCAGCGCCGTCACCGCCATTACTACCTCACCGAaaatcctcctccttcttcaaAAACCTAAGCCCGAACCTCctcatcatcatcgtcatcctCGCAGCCACGCTCGTGGCCTCAATCTGCCTCATCCTCCGCCACCTCAACAGCCGGTGCATCCGTCGCCTTGCTCCCTCACCCTCCGACTCATTCTCCGACTCCCGCCGCATATCCACTCGCCGAATCAATCCCGATACCTCTCCTTCCCTCCCTCTCTACACCTTCTCCTCCATCGCCCGCCGATCTTCCTCTACCATCTCCGCCGACTGCGCCGTGTGTCTGTCGAAATTCGAGCCCAGCGACGAGGTCCACCTCCTCCCGCTCTGCTGCCACACCTTCCACTCCGCCTGCATCGACCCGTGGCTACAGTCGCAGCAGACTTGCCCGCTATGTCGCTCCTCGATCGCCGCTTCCGACGCCGAGCTCATGATGCTCGTCTCCTCCAATGCCGAACCAGCCACAGCGAACGGTAGCGGACGCTTCCGTCTCGAAATCGGAAACGTGAGCCTCCGCAACAACAATCAGACGACAACGACGAATTCCCCCAATCGACACTCCTACTCCGTCGGCTCCTTCGATTACAGTGCAGATGAGGAGACGTCAGAAGTGCGGCTGAGCAATGCTGAGCGAGAGAAAGATGAGGTCGTCTTGGTAGTGGCAGAGCCGGAACCGTCAATTCCGCCGTCGATCCTCGCCGCGGAGGTCGGCTCGGGAAGGTCGAGCTGGCTCAAAGACTACATTGATCAACTGTCCAGCACCCTCTCGTCCCGAGATATGTCATTTCGGAGCTCTGGAAGATTCTACACTGGAAGTAGCTGCCGGAGCGAGGTGTCTATCGCCGGCGATTCGAGCTTGGAAACAGAGCGCGTCGGAGAAGAGATATCCGAGATGTTTCGGTGGCTTGCAGGGGTATGA
- the LOC126627823 gene encoding 26S proteasome non-ATPase regulatory subunit 12 homolog A-like isoform X1, with the protein MEGGGDLDNQIEKLLNVEKQMRLAGDVAGTKKAAIDILDLCFKAGAWKTLNDQIVVLSKRRGQLKQAVTAMVQQAMQYIDQTPDIETRVELIKTLNNVSAGKIYVEIERARLIKRLAKIKEEQGLIAEAADLMQEIAVETFGAMAKTEKIAFILEQVRLCLDRQDYVRAQILSRKISPRVFDVDASKEKKKPKEGDNVVEEAPADIPSLLELKRIYYELMIRYYFHNNDYLEICRCYKAIYDIPSVKENPAQWIPVLRKICWYLVLAPYDSMQSSLLNSILEDKNLSELTYFRLLLKQVVTMEVIQWTTLWNTYKDEFESEKNMLGGSLGDKAAEDLRQRIIEHNILVVSKNYSRITLKRLAELLCLSIQEAEKHLSDMVVSKALVAKIDRPVGIVCFQTAKDSNNVLNSWAMNLEKLLDLVEKSCHQIHKETMVHKASLKV; encoded by the exons ATG GAAGGAGGAGGTGATTTGGATAACCAAATTGAGAAGTTGCTGAATGTAGAGAAGCAGATGAGGCTCGCTGGTGATGTAGCAGGAACCAAGAAGGCCGCCATTGACATTCTTGATCTCTGCTTTAAAGCGGGTGCGTGGAAAACTCTCAATGATCAGATTGTTGTATTATCCAAACGTCGTGGTCAGCTCAAGCAG GCTGTAACTGCAATGGTCCAACAAGCGATGCAATACATTGATCAGACACCTGATATTGAAACTCGTGTAGAGCTTATTAAAACACTGAATAATGTTTCTGCTGGGAAG ATATATGTTGAAATTGAGAGAGCTCGGTTAATCAAGAGACTTGCAAAGATTAAGGAAGAGCAAGGGCTTATTGCTGAAGCTGCTGATTTGATGCAAGAAATTGCG GTGGAAACTTTTGGTGCCATGGCAAAAACTGAGAAGATTGCTTTCATTCTTGAACAA GTTCGGTTGTGCTTAGATCGTCAAGATTATGTTCGCGCTCAAATACTCTCAAGGAAGATTAGTCCAAGGGTTTTTGACGTTGATgcttcaaaagaaaagaaaaaacctaAAGAAGGTGACAATGTTGTTGAAGAAGCTCCTGCTGATATACCATCGCTCTTGGAGTTGAAGCGGATCTACTATGAATTAATGATACG GTATTATTTTCACAACAACGATTACCTTGAGATTTGCCGTTGCTACAAGGCGATATATGATATTCCTTCTGTTAAGGAGAATCCAGCCCAGTGGATACCG GTCTTGAGGAAAATCTGTTGGTACTTGGTTCTGGCTCCATACGATTCAATGCAGTCAAGCCTTCTCAATTCCATCCTGGAGGATAAGAATCTTTCTGAACTTACATATTTTCG GTTGCTGTTGAAACAGGTGGTAACTATGGAGGTCATACAATGGACCACTCTTTGGAATACATACAAGGATGAGTTTGAGAGTGAGAAGAATATGCTTGGAGGCTCTTTGGGTGACAAAGCAGCTGAAGATCTGAGACAGAGGATTATTGAACAT AACATACTTGTTGTTTCAAAGAACTACTCGAGAATTACCTTGAAAAGACTTGCAGAGCTGCTGTGCCTGAGTATCCAG GAAGCTGAGAAGCATCTGTCGGATATGGTTGTGTCCAAGGCACTTGTGGCCAAGATTGACAGGCCAGTAGGAATAGTCTGTTTCCAAACTGCAAAGGATAGCAACAATGTTCTGAATTCGTGGGCTATGAACTTGGAGAAACTGCTTGATCTTGTTGAGAAGAGCTGCCACCAAATACACAAAGAAACCATGGTACACAAGGCTTCTCTGAAGGTTTGA